In one Bacillus sp. PK3_68 genomic region, the following are encoded:
- a CDS encoding MDR family MFS transporter — translation MENIHTQPVDINGKHFKRAGFVLVLMVGTFLTIINQTLLVTALPKIMIDLDINANHAQWLITAFMLISGIMIPISAFLLNLITNRGLFFGAMGSFAVGTVICALSTTFSTLLVGRVIQAIGSGLMIPLMQTLIFLVFPANRRGEAMGLVGIVIAFSPAIGPTLSGWIVDNYDWHYLFYIILPIVGMNILLAFLYMKNIINVTKAKIDIFSIILSSLGLGSLLYGISTAGNRGWENNVVFTSCVIGLVVIAIFSHRQLKLAQPVLELRVFKSRTFTLSTVIVSIIFMTMIGSEILLPIYTQSIQGYSAFQSGLILLPGALVLGIISPIAGKIFDKYGIKKISMLGMFILSLATFPFLLLTKDTPIWWIICLYSLRMLGMGLVMMPLATAGINALPNRLISHGSAINNTVRQVFASLGAAIMVGVMSATVAGYSSNHPEKSEDVSLLALLDGLNHGFLSAFILIILAFVLSFFIKPPTDTRKEE, via the coding sequence ATGGAAAACATTCACACACAACCAGTTGATATAAATGGAAAACACTTTAAAAGAGCTGGCTTTGTACTGGTTTTAATGGTTGGAACTTTTTTAACCATTATTAATCAAACCTTATTGGTTACTGCTTTGCCAAAAATCATGATCGATTTAGATATCAATGCTAATCATGCACAATGGCTTATCACAGCATTTATGTTAATCAGTGGTATCATGATTCCTATTTCAGCATTTTTGCTAAATTTAATTACTAATAGAGGCTTATTTTTTGGAGCGATGGGAAGTTTTGCCGTAGGTACTGTCATTTGTGCATTAAGTACTACATTTAGCACGCTGCTTGTAGGGCGTGTTATTCAAGCTATTGGTTCGGGATTAATGATACCTTTAATGCAAACGTTAATATTTTTGGTGTTTCCAGCTAATCGACGTGGGGAAGCAATGGGGTTAGTAGGAATAGTAATCGCTTTTTCTCCTGCAATTGGCCCAACTCTATCCGGTTGGATTGTTGATAATTATGATTGGCATTACTTATTTTATATAATCCTTCCAATCGTCGGAATGAATATATTGCTAGCATTCTTGTATATGAAAAACATTATTAATGTAACAAAAGCAAAAATAGATATCTTTTCCATTATTCTTAGTAGCCTAGGCTTAGGTTCACTTCTCTATGGAATAAGCACTGCTGGAAACAGAGGATGGGAAAATAATGTTGTATTCACTTCTTGTGTAATCGGCCTTGTAGTAATAGCAATATTTTCTCATCGTCAATTAAAATTAGCACAACCAGTTTTGGAGTTAAGGGTATTTAAGAGTAGAACCTTTACTTTGTCTACAGTCATTGTTTCTATTATTTTTATGACAATGATTGGCTCAGAGATTCTTTTACCGATTTATACACAATCAATACAAGGGTATTCAGCATTTCAATCAGGTCTAATATTACTTCCTGGTGCGCTAGTATTAGGGATTATTTCACCGATTGCAGGGAAAATATTCGATAAATATGGGATTAAAAAAATATCTATGCTAGGAATGTTTATCCTATCCCTGGCCACGTTCCCTTTCCTGCTGCTGACTAAGGATACACCTATTTGGTGGATTATTTGTCTCTATTCTTTAAGGATGTTAGGCATGGGATTAGTTATGATGCCTTTGGCTACAGCAGGGATCAATGCTTTGCCAAATCGTTTAATAAGTCATGGTTCGGCAATTAATAATACTGTTCGTCAAGTGTTTGCATCACTTGGTGCAGCCATAATGGTAGGGGTAATGTCGGCTACCGTTGCTGGGTATTCTAGCAATCATCCAGAAAAGTCCGAAGATGTTTCTCTACTCGCATTATTGGATGGACTGAACCATGGTTTCCTGTCTGCTTTTATTCTAATCATTCTTGCATTTGTTCTATCCTTTTTCATAAAGCCACCAACAGATACAAGAAAAGAGGAATGA
- a CDS encoding TetR/AcrR family transcriptional regulator produces the protein MSKKEQIIEAAKQLFRTKGYHDTSIQDILEHSKVSKGTFYNYFATKSQLILYIIQKVDAKVEEQQNLLLLEGNPFDKQIFYSQLRVKHSIYGTEKIAELYNISLGENDESLKKYMAESHYKELDWLAKRLIEVYGREIEESAMDLSTHFIGGLGYQFRYSDQMKLNLNSSDILDYNILRLEKNIEITKESNQVLFPYKSPDSVENPEIAIDKIQKLLKKVINDYEVSKEEKELIDFILDESQNSYVRWSVCEGAIRQLKIISSSHSNNEQIFNEVFNIINRQNKNS, from the coding sequence ATGAGTAAAAAAGAGCAAATCATTGAAGCAGCAAAACAATTGTTTCGAACAAAAGGTTATCATGATACTTCAATTCAAGATATCTTGGAACATTCCAAAGTTTCTAAAGGCACATTTTATAATTACTTTGCTACGAAATCACAATTAATTCTTTATATTATTCAAAAAGTTGATGCAAAAGTTGAAGAACAACAAAACTTGTTATTATTGGAAGGAAACCCTTTTGATAAGCAAATTTTTTATTCTCAGCTGCGAGTAAAACACTCCATCTATGGGACTGAGAAGATTGCAGAGCTATATAATATCTCATTGGGGGAAAATGATGAGTCATTAAAAAAATATATGGCGGAAAGTCATTATAAAGAGCTTGATTGGCTGGCAAAACGGTTAATAGAAGTTTATGGTAGAGAAATAGAAGAAAGTGCAATGGATTTATCTACCCATTTTATTGGAGGATTAGGTTATCAATTTAGATATTCTGATCAAATGAAGCTGAATCTTAATAGTTCCGATATATTGGACTACAATATTTTGCGATTAGAAAAAAACATTGAAATAACAAAGGAATCTAATCAAGTTCTCTTTCCATATAAGTCACCTGATTCAGTTGAAAATCCAGAAATAGCTATCGATAAAATACAAAAGTTACTTAAAAAAGTAATAAATGATTATGAGGTGTCTAAAGAAGAAAAAGAATTGATTGATTTTATTTTGGATGAGTCCCAAAACTCATATGTAAGATGGAGTGTTTGTGAAGGAGCTATTCGACAATTAAAAATAATATCCTCCTCTCATTCAAATAATGAGCAAATATTTAATGAAGTGTTTAATATTATAAATAGACAAAATAAAAACAGTTAA
- a CDS encoding DUF3006 family protein, with the protein MRTGKYTIDSIEKGVAKLLYREDESIEELITIETFSFDVKEGDLISIEEESGKLKLECLEDEKEDILKQVRALKKELLDRDN; encoded by the coding sequence ATGAGAACTGGAAAATATACCATTGATTCCATTGAAAAAGGGGTAGCCAAACTGCTATATCGTGAAGATGAATCCATTGAGGAATTAATTACTATCGAGACATTCTCTTTTGATGTTAAAGAAGGAGACCTCATTTCAATTGAAGAAGAGAGTGGAAAATTAAAGCTAGAATGTTTGGAGGATGAAAAAGAAGATATTCTCAAACAAGTTCGTGCTCTAAAAAAAGAATTGTTAGACCGAGATAATTAG
- a CDS encoding S-layer homology domain-containing protein: MKKAIVFFLSFLLALSVLIPSASAASFKDVSVNYRFFNEINYLSGKSIISGYSDGRFGPDDKVTRAQAAIMIGRSLKLDGTKRQTTFSDVDANNVASGYIDSAVKTGIITGFPDGSYRPNETVTRGQLAIFLARAFKLSDSAAVNFKDVSKNSAAYPFIGKIIAAGITAGYPDHTYRPNIAVTRGQFAAFMSRSLNPVFIDNTKRPTLKVDFLNVGQGDAILIKFPNGKAMLVDAGRSDDEVKRELASLNISAIDTFVATHPDADHIGGANYVIENYKVKNVVDSGQEHTTQIYLDYLNAVKATGASFKVAQVGQNITLDSSVSVKVLYVNSHASDSNEGSIVLMVSYGESDYLLTGDTDTRVEALLVDQYDLDAEVLKASHHGSDTGTSQALVNEVKPDYGVLSYGENNQYGHPKSVVVNRLKNIGAHIVSTPNGQIQTWTDGSYVFMKQVPSAPVQNSVPAPEPKPTPEPVPAPTPAPTPTKFQNCTEMRKVYPDGVKKGHPAYESKHDRDNDGWACERS; the protein is encoded by the coding sequence TTGAAAAAGGCTATCGTATTTTTTTTGAGCTTTCTTCTTGCATTGAGTGTCCTCATACCGAGTGCAAGTGCAGCATCTTTTAAAGATGTCTCAGTGAATTACCGATTTTTCAATGAGATTAACTATCTATCAGGAAAAAGCATCATTTCAGGTTATTCAGATGGACGGTTTGGACCTGATGATAAGGTAACCCGGGCACAGGCGGCCATTATGATTGGAAGGTCACTTAAACTTGATGGTACAAAACGACAAACAACGTTTTCAGACGTTGACGCAAATAATGTAGCCTCTGGTTACATCGATTCTGCTGTAAAAACCGGAATTATCACTGGCTTTCCAGATGGATCTTATCGTCCAAATGAAACAGTAACCCGTGGTCAATTAGCTATCTTCTTGGCACGTGCTTTTAAACTCAGTGACTCAGCTGCAGTTAATTTTAAAGATGTTTCAAAAAATTCAGCTGCCTATCCATTTATCGGAAAAATCATAGCAGCTGGTATTACAGCAGGGTATCCAGATCATACATATCGTCCTAACATTGCAGTAACCCGTGGCCAGTTTGCAGCATTTATGTCACGCTCGTTAAACCCGGTGTTCATTGATAACACAAAGCGTCCAACCCTTAAAGTTGATTTTTTAAATGTTGGACAGGGAGATGCGATTCTCATTAAATTTCCTAATGGAAAAGCCATGCTAGTCGATGCTGGTCGTTCCGATGATGAGGTGAAAAGAGAATTAGCTTCACTTAATATTTCAGCGATTGATACGTTTGTAGCTACACACCCTGATGCTGATCATATTGGCGGAGCAAATTACGTGATTGAAAACTATAAGGTTAAGAATGTTGTAGATTCTGGTCAGGAGCATACCACTCAAATCTATCTTGATTATTTAAACGCTGTAAAAGCAACTGGCGCATCATTTAAAGTGGCACAAGTAGGGCAAAACATTACATTAGATTCTAGTGTTTCTGTGAAAGTACTTTATGTTAATAGCCATGCAAGTGATTCAAATGAAGGATCAATTGTACTTATGGTTAGTTATGGAGAGTCTGATTATCTTCTTACAGGTGATACAGATACAAGAGTAGAAGCCTTGTTAGTGGATCAGTACGATTTGGATGCAGAGGTCTTAAAAGCTTCTCATCATGGGTCGGACACTGGTACATCCCAAGCGTTGGTAAATGAAGTTAAGCCGGATTATGGTGTTCTGTCATATGGAGAGAACAATCAATATGGCCATCCGAAATCTGTTGTCGTGAACCGTTTAAAAAACATTGGGGCACACATCGTATCAACACCGAATGGTCAAATTCAAACTTGGACAGATGGCAGTTATGTTTTTATGAAGCAAGTGCCATCAGCGCCTGTTCAGAATTCGGTCCCGGCACCCGAGCCAAAACCAACGCCAGAACCAGTTCCGGCTCCAACACCAGCTCCAACTCCAACAAAGTTCCAAAATTGTACGGAGATGAGAAAGGTCTATCCGGATGGAGTAAAGAAAGGTCATCCAGCATATGAATCTAAACACGACCGTGACAATGATGGATGGGCTTGTGAAAGATCATGA
- a CDS encoding STAS domain-containing protein — MTSLQSFELKEFFESNTKEFEEKLLSEAVNVKDKIDEILAIGNIDLIKNAHNLVVYIIEGKERELQLFAKQEGIAWATHSLTLSFKLEWVQAIRRTLWNFIEQYNELADKQTTLNFFRLEKEINNRVDTFLNTFFINYSTYKDSLLTAQRELVENLSVPIIPINASICILPLIGSVDTFRTSVLEEKVLTEIGVSRIQTLIMDLSGIADMEPEVIDHLTKVINGAALMGCKTVITGLRAEVVRKMIHQDLSFDHTTKTLGTLQQALKEYLIS; from the coding sequence GTGACGTCTCTACAATCGTTTGAATTGAAAGAATTTTTCGAAAGTAACACTAAGGAATTTGAAGAGAAGTTACTATCTGAGGCTGTCAATGTAAAGGATAAAATCGATGAAATTCTGGCAATCGGAAATATTGACCTTATAAAAAATGCCCATAACCTAGTTGTTTATATTATTGAAGGGAAAGAAAGAGAACTTCAATTATTTGCGAAACAAGAAGGAATAGCGTGGGCTACTCACTCCCTCACCTTATCATTCAAATTGGAGTGGGTACAAGCCATCCGGAGAACTCTGTGGAATTTTATAGAGCAGTATAACGAGTTAGCAGATAAACAGACGACGTTGAACTTTTTCCGTCTGGAAAAGGAAATTAATAACCGGGTTGATACATTTTTAAATACTTTTTTTATTAATTATTCTACATATAAGGATTCCCTGCTTACTGCTCAGAGAGAGTTGGTCGAAAATCTATCGGTTCCCATTATTCCGATCAATGCCTCGATCTGTATTTTGCCTTTGATTGGTTCGGTTGATACTTTTCGAACGTCAGTCCTTGAGGAAAAGGTTCTAACTGAAATTGGTGTATCCCGCATCCAAACTTTAATCATGGATTTGTCAGGCATCGCCGATATGGAACCTGAGGTCATTGACCATTTAACGAAAGTTATCAATGGCGCTGCCCTCATGGGATGTAAAACGGTCATTACCGGATTAAGAGCAGAAGTCGTGAGAAAAATGATACATCAGGACCTCTCATTTGATCATACGACCAAAACACTGGGTACGTTGCAACAAGCATTAAAAGAGTACTTAATAAGCTAA
- a CDS encoding DinB family protein has protein sequence MFQTLDHFLKSWEYEAGVTQKLLNNLTDESLKQEITSQNWTLGRIAWHTVAAIHIIASNTNLRFEAISEDWPVPTSSRFIADSYHQASEAFVQALKTQWTDSTLQEPIDFLGKKMPNGSLLMFLIQHQNHHRGQMTVLMRQAGLLVPGIYGPSKEEWANFGMEAPKM, from the coding sequence ATGTTTCAAACATTAGATCATTTCTTAAAATCTTGGGAGTATGAAGCAGGGGTCACTCAGAAATTACTAAATAATTTAACTGATGAATCACTCAAACAGGAGATTACCTCACAGAATTGGACTTTAGGACGGATTGCGTGGCATACCGTTGCTGCTATCCACATCATTGCCTCAAACACAAATTTAAGGTTTGAAGCTATTTCTGAAGATTGGCCTGTTCCTACCTCATCACGTTTTATAGCAGACAGCTATCATCAAGCTAGCGAGGCATTTGTACAGGCATTAAAAACTCAATGGACAGACAGTACTTTGCAAGAGCCTATAGATTTTCTAGGTAAAAAAATGCCAAATGGCTCTCTTTTGATGTTTTTGATTCAACACCAAAACCACCATCGAGGACAAATGACTGTTCTTATGCGACAAGCAGGGTTACTCGTTCCTGGCATTTATGGCCCATCAAAAGAAGAATGGGCTAATTTTGGTATGGAAGCTCCCAAAATGTAA
- a CDS encoding NUDIX domain-containing protein, with translation MSHIRIRCTGLIIEHNSVLLVEYDENGIHYNLPGGGLEPGETIIEGVAREVVEETAAHVDVGPLALIYEFAPHKQSGDYHLNEQHALHLIFECSIKNNSLARLSKYPDPHQSAVKWISLEELDSILLIPNISQEINDYHENKRSINLIEDHSLGRLRLELN, from the coding sequence TTGTCACATATAAGAATTCGATGTACGGGTCTAATTATTGAACATAACTCTGTACTTTTAGTGGAATATGATGAAAATGGGATTCATTATAATTTGCCGGGTGGAGGACTAGAGCCTGGTGAAACGATCATTGAGGGGGTTGCAAGAGAAGTGGTAGAAGAAACTGCAGCTCATGTTGATGTAGGGCCGCTGGCACTAATCTATGAATTTGCTCCTCATAAACAATCGGGCGATTATCATCTCAATGAGCAACACGCATTGCATCTCATTTTTGAATGTAGCATAAAGAATAATTCGCTGGCACGGTTGTCCAAGTATCCTGATCCACATCAATCGGCGGTCAAGTGGATTTCTCTAGAGGAGTTAGACTCCATTTTGCTGATACCCAATATTAGCCAGGAAATCAATGACTATCATGAAAATAAAAGAAGCATCAACTTAATTGAGGATCATAGTCTAGGTAGGCTCCGTTTAGAATTAAATTGA
- a CDS encoding TetR/AcrR family transcriptional regulator — MANSEDRRSARTQKNLKNALLQLLKEKELNDLTITEVAHYAKCNRVTFYSHYKDLHDLLAAIFDDYLTELIAHFREGYRSVERFSADDEHRHLPIFEFIYQNQFVFSLILKGEVLPGSQNQFCESLVQTSSLELKLGEATEVEIPALNYFLTYGSLGFFMYWIHQDFKDSPEVMAKKLAHLQSKMFKEAIVLDE, encoded by the coding sequence ATGGCAAACAGCGAAGACCGTCGCTCAGCTCGTACGCAAAAAAATTTAAAAAATGCGTTACTACAATTATTGAAGGAAAAGGAGTTAAACGATCTTACTATTACAGAGGTAGCGCACTATGCCAAATGTAATCGGGTAACCTTTTATTCGCATTATAAAGATTTACACGATTTATTGGCTGCAATCTTCGATGACTATTTAACAGAATTAATTGCTCACTTTCGTGAAGGGTATCGCAGTGTAGAGCGCTTTTCGGCAGATGATGAACATCGCCATCTCCCTATTTTTGAATTTATTTATCAAAATCAATTCGTTTTCTCACTCATTTTAAAAGGGGAAGTGCTCCCGGGATCACAGAATCAATTTTGTGAAAGTCTAGTTCAAACATCTAGTCTCGAACTAAAACTAGGTGAGGCAACTGAAGTTGAAATCCCTGCACTAAACTACTTCTTAACATACGGCAGCCTGGGCTTTTTTATGTACTGGATTCACCAGGATTTCAAAGATTCTCCCGAAGTTATGGCGAAAAAATTAGCCCATCTTCAAAGCAAGATGTTTAAAGAGGCTATTGTTCTTGACGAATAA
- a CDS encoding glucose 1-dehydrogenase, with product MTRLEGKIAIITGAAQGMGAAHAQRFIEEGAKVVLTDLNEEKGKAFAAELGENALFVKQNVTSAEDWANVVAETEKAFGSVNVLVNNAGITMAKSILEVTEEEYRRIVDINQVSVFLGMKAVIPAMQKAGGGSIVNISSMNGIVAGAIGYTDTKFAVRGMTKAAAIECANYGIRVNSVHPGVIATPMVVQEDTKAAVEEFSKHIPIKRVAQPEEVSSLVVYLASEESSYSTGSEFIVDGGLTAM from the coding sequence ATGACTCGCTTAGAAGGAAAAATTGCCATTATCACAGGTGCTGCTCAAGGTATGGGTGCCGCACATGCTCAAAGATTCATTGAAGAAGGCGCAAAGGTTGTTTTAACAGACTTAAACGAAGAAAAAGGTAAAGCTTTTGCGGCAGAACTTGGCGAAAATGCTTTATTTGTAAAACAGAACGTAACAAGTGCTGAAGATTGGGCAAATGTAGTGGCTGAAACAGAAAAAGCCTTTGGTTCAGTAAATGTTTTAGTCAACAACGCGGGTATCACAATGGCAAAATCTATATTAGAAGTAACGGAAGAGGAATATCGTCGGATCGTAGACATCAACCAAGTTTCCGTCTTTTTAGGTATGAAAGCAGTTATCCCAGCCATGCAAAAAGCAGGCGGCGGTTCCATCGTCAATATTTCATCAATGAATGGTATTGTTGCGGGAGCAATAGGTTATACAGATACAAAATTTGCTGTGCGTGGTATGACAAAAGCGGCTGCAATCGAGTGTGCTAATTACGGAATTCGTGTGAATTCGGTGCATCCGGGTGTCATCGCCACACCAATGGTTGTTCAAGAAGATACCAAAGCAGCAGTGGAAGAGTTCTCTAAACATATTCCTATAAAGCGCGTGGCCCAACCGGAAGAAGTTTCAAGCTTAGTGGTTTACTTGGCCTCTGAGGAGTCCAGCTATTCAACAGGTTCTGAATTCATTGTTGATGGCGGCTTAACAGCTATGTAA
- a CDS encoding HEAT repeat domain-containing protein, producing MDIHSLRLVLENDMFDEAEIMLKEMGRSKNIEAVPLLIEYLKSTGNALLRNSIALTLSDIGNEEAVQPLIEVINDPKTLGNRGTLLYALEPFDCSAHLETLVDHLINGNFEVQAQAHQLIKAINGKIPDEILCKCILQVKEKLNEIERQEGILSDALETFSSFKKCN from the coding sequence ATGGATATCCATTCATTAAGATTGGTATTAGAAAATGATATGTTTGATGAAGCTGAAATCATGTTAAAGGAGATGGGTAGAAGCAAAAATATAGAGGCTGTCCCTTTGCTTATTGAATATTTAAAGAGTACAGGAAATGCCTTATTGAGAAACTCCATTGCTTTGACATTAAGTGATATAGGAAATGAAGAGGCAGTACAACCGCTAATAGAAGTAATTAATGATCCAAAAACTTTGGGAAATAGAGGGACCCTGTTATATGCACTGGAACCTTTTGATTGTTCAGCACATTTAGAAACATTAGTTGATCATTTGATCAATGGAAACTTTGAAGTGCAAGCTCAAGCTCATCAATTAATAAAGGCAATTAACGGTAAAATACCAGATGAAATCTTATGTAAGTGTATTCTACAAGTAAAAGAGAAATTAAATGAAATAGAGAGGCAGGAGGGAATACTCTCAGATGCCTTAGAAACCTTTTCTTCTTTCAAAAAATGTAACTAA
- a CDS encoding PadR family transcriptional regulator, with protein sequence MSNLLNSLTTELRRGTLTLAVLSQLRTPQYGYSLVQLLEQSGVTIDQSTLYPLLRRLEKQELVSSSWDTSESRPRKYYVLSEYGLDIFLQLKREWMKNSKELYSLLKGEEDNESD encoded by the coding sequence ATGAGTAATTTATTAAATTCATTAACAACAGAGCTTAGAAGAGGGACTTTGACTTTAGCGGTTTTGAGTCAGTTGCGAACCCCCCAATATGGATATTCACTCGTCCAATTACTGGAACAGTCAGGTGTAACCATTGATCAAAGTACCTTGTATCCATTGCTTCGTAGATTAGAGAAACAGGAGTTAGTATCGAGTAGTTGGGATACCTCTGAAAGTAGACCCCGTAAATATTACGTTTTAAGCGAATACGGGCTAGACATATTTTTGCAGTTAAAAAGAGAATGGATGAAGAATTCAAAAGAGCTTTACAGCTTATTAAAGGGGGAGGAAGACAATGAATCTGATTGA
- a CDS encoding NAD(P)-binding domain-containing protein, with translation MKEIEVKQNIRGCCSQTAPSSQNERKDTKDKLPIAIIGAGPIGLAAAAHLTERGERFILFESGSQVGSNILEWGHVRLFSPWQYNIDGAAKNLLEKHGWKAPSLEDLPLGKELVEQYLEPVANLPEIKPFILLETKVSSVSRKGMDKMKTFNRENVPFEICVEKSGVVERYEARAVVDASGTWGHPNPVYANGVWKKEEQELSEKIFYGIPDVKGKDRVKYAGKRVSVVGGGHSALNTIVELVQLKEVDSNTEIIWIMRKKNVEEAYGGEEKDALQARGELGVRIHQLVDSGQIQVINSYRIQQLVHKDNRINIIGYLNDDVVEIEKIDNIIVNTGSRPDFSFLREIRLRMDSTTESVAALASLIDPNIHSCGTVRPHGEQELRQLEKDFYVVGSKSYGRAPTFLMATGYEQVRSIAAYLTGDFEGAKKVELDLPETGVCSLSIISTREAEDLCCNLTSNC, from the coding sequence ATGAAAGAAATAGAAGTTAAACAAAATATTAGAGGCTGTTGCAGCCAAACAGCCCCTAGCTCACAAAACGAGAGGAAGGATACAAAAGATAAATTACCGATAGCTATCATTGGTGCCGGTCCTATTGGATTAGCAGCAGCAGCTCACTTAACTGAGCGGGGAGAAAGGTTTATTCTTTTCGAATCTGGTAGTCAAGTGGGCAGTAATATTCTTGAATGGGGCCATGTGCGACTATTTTCGCCATGGCAATATAACATTGATGGAGCGGCTAAAAACTTACTGGAAAAGCATGGCTGGAAGGCTCCTTCCTTAGAAGACTTGCCTTTAGGAAAAGAACTAGTAGAGCAATACTTAGAGCCAGTGGCCAATCTACCTGAAATTAAACCTTTCATTCTTTTAGAGACAAAGGTATCGTCTGTCAGTCGAAAAGGGATGGATAAAATGAAGACGTTCAACAGAGAAAATGTCCCATTTGAGATATGTGTTGAAAAAAGCGGAGTGGTTGAGCGGTATGAAGCGCGAGCTGTCGTTGATGCATCTGGTACTTGGGGGCACCCTAATCCCGTGTATGCTAATGGAGTGTGGAAAAAGGAAGAACAGGAATTAAGTGAAAAGATTTTCTACGGCATCCCAGATGTAAAGGGAAAGGACCGTGTAAAATATGCAGGGAAACGAGTTTCAGTAGTCGGCGGGGGACACTCAGCTTTAAATACTATAGTAGAGTTGGTTCAATTAAAAGAGGTGGATTCTAACACGGAAATCATTTGGATCATGAGAAAGAAAAACGTCGAGGAGGCATATGGGGGAGAGGAAAAAGATGCTCTTCAAGCTAGAGGAGAGCTTGGTGTTCGGATTCATCAATTAGTTGATTCAGGTCAAATACAGGTGATAAATTCATACAGAATACAACAGCTTGTTCACAAAGATAATCGTATAAATATTATTGGCTATTTAAATGATGACGTTGTAGAGATCGAAAAGATAGATAATATTATTGTCAACACTGGAAGCCGTCCGGATTTTTCGTTCTTGCGGGAAATAAGGCTTCGTATGGATTCAACAACGGAAAGTGTGGCAGCTCTTGCGTCACTAATTGATCCGAATATTCACAGCTGCGGCACGGTTCGCCCACATGGTGAACAGGAACTGCGCCAACTGGAAAAGGACTTTTACGTTGTAGGATCGAAAAGCTATGGTCGGGCACCAACATTTCTTATGGCTACTGGCTATGAGCAGGTACGATCTATTGCTGCTTACCTTACGGGAGATTTTGAAGGGGCAAAAAAGGTAGAGCTTGATTTACCTGAAACAGGTGTATGTAGCCTATCTATAATCTCAACAAGAGAAGCAGAAGATTTATGTTGTAATCTAACATCTAATTGCTGA
- a CDS encoding MarR family transcriptional regulator — translation MENKRELFQIMTRRFGLLNKNCCSVGKTNISLVQSHILYEIDKQKAPSMQEVAETLAMDITTFSRQIQTLVRLGLIKKMPATKDRRVSILSLTTEGKFIASTIDHAMNEYLDEVFSHMNELEKESVIRSIKLLNESMAKTSVCCKPLL, via the coding sequence ATGGAAAATAAAAGAGAACTATTTCAAATAATGACTCGCAGATTTGGACTTCTCAATAAAAACTGCTGTTCTGTTGGCAAAACTAACATTTCCCTTGTGCAAAGTCATATTTTATATGAAATTGACAAGCAGAAGGCTCCATCCATGCAAGAAGTTGCAGAAACGTTAGCTATGGACATTACAACTTTTAGCAGGCAGATTCAAACATTAGTGAGGTTGGGCTTGATAAAAAAAATGCCAGCAACTAAAGATCGTAGAGTGTCTATTCTTAGCCTCACAACAGAAGGGAAATTTATTGCATCAACAATTGACCATGCGATGAATGAGTATTTGGATGAAGTTTTTTCTCACATGAATGAACTTGAGAAAGAAAGTGTAATCCGTTCAATTAAATTACTTAATGAGAGTATGGCAAAAACTAGCGTATGCTGTAAACCTCTCCTTTGA